The nucleotide sequence TACTTGTTTAAATGTTGGTTGTATACCAAGTAAAGCCCTTTTAGACTCGTCTCACCACTATGAAGATGCTGTAAAGCATTTTGAGGAACATGGAATAGAAATTCCAGGCGATATAAAAGTGAATTTAGAAAAAATGATTGCACGTAAGCAATCTGTTGTAGATCAAACTACAGGTGGCATTGATTTCTTGATGAAGAAAAACAAAATCGATGTTTACGAAGGCTTAGGAAGTTTTAAGGATGCTACCCATATTACTATTTCTGGAAAAGAAACTACAGAAATTGAGGCTAAAAACACCATCATAGCCACTGGAAGTAAACCATCAAACTTGCCATTTATAAAAATAGATAAAGAACGAGTTATCACTTCAACCGAAGCTTTAAAACTAAAAGAAATCCCTAAGCACATGATTGTGATTGGTGGAGGTGTTATTGGTTTAGAACTTGGTCAAGTGTATAAGCGTTTAGGAGCAGAAGTCTCTGTAGTTGAATATATGGATCGTATTATCCCAACGATGGATTCTGGGTTATCAAGAGAGTTAAATAAAGTGCTTAAAAAACAGAAATTCAAAATTAATGCGTCTCACAAAGTAAAGTCTGTTGAAAGAGTTGGAGATGAAGTAATTGTAAAAGCTGATAATAAAAAAGGAGAAGAAGTAGAGTTTAAAGGAGATTATTGTTTAGTATCAGTAGGTCGTCGTCCTTATACAGATGGTTTAAACGCAGAAGCTGCTGGAGTAAAGCTAAATGATAGAGGACAAGTGGAAGTGAATGACCATTTACAAACAAGCGTTTCAAACATTTATGCAATTGGAGATGTTATTAAAGGCGCAATGCTTGCGCATAAAGCTGAAGAAGAAGGTGTGTTTGTTGCTGAAACTATTGCAGGACAAAAACCGCATATCGATTATAATTTAATTCCAGGCGTGGTTTACACATGGCCAGAAGTTGCGGCTGTTGGTAAAACAGAAGAAGAATTAAAAGATGCTGGAATCAACTATAAAGTTGGTCAATTCCCAATGCGTGCTTTAGGTAGAAGTAGAGCAAGTATGGATTTAGACGGATTTGTAAAAATCCTTGCAGATAAAACGACTGATGAGATTTTAGGCGTACACATGGTTGGTGCTAGAGCTGCTGATATGATTGCTGAGGCAGTTGTTGCTATGGAATATAGAGCTTCTGCAGAAGATGTATCACGTATGTCTCATGCACATCCAACATTTACTGAGGCTATTAAAGAAGCAGCTTTAGCTGCCACAGATGATAGAGCTTTGCATATCTAATGAATTCCCTTAAAAAAAGGAATCCCATCATTAAAAACTAAAATATTTTAAAAGCGAATCTATTATAGGTTCGCTTTTTTATTTCCTTGTTAATAACTTTGATTTTATACTTTTTATAAAGCATTGACTTTCAATATTTAAAATTATAACTTCGCTTATCGTATGATATAGTTCATTGAAACGGAACGATATCTTTACCATTAGCTGCAACCAAAATGAACATCAAAATGAAATTTCTTCTTCCAATACTATTTCCACTTTTATTTACTTCTTGCAACGGACAGAAAAATAAACCTGTTGAAATAAAAGAATCTAAAGTTTATACTAATGCTGACATTATTACTAGTAGTCTATTAGATAAAAATGGAGACTTATGGTTTGGAACATCAACTGAAGGACTTTACAAATATGATGGAGAAAAATTTTCAAACTTTAATGAAAGTAATGGACTATGCACTAACCAAATATGGAGCATCATAGAAGATGATAAAGGAATAATTTGGTTGGCAACTAATAAAGGTTTGTGCAAATACAATAGCAATACGTTTACTCAAATTTCGCTTCCATATATTGACACCAGTAGCGATTGGTATAAAGACATTTACCCAACTATCAACCCAAACCAAGCAAATTCTATAATCCAAGATAAAGACGGGATATTTTGGATTAGCACTTCTGGTGGTGGTGCTTATAAATATGACGGAAATACATTTGAGAATATTTTGGCTGATAAAGGCAGAAAATATGAAGACAGTCTTCATCACAATGTTATACAGAGTGTCATGGAGGACAAAAACGGTAATATTTGGTTTGCTTCTATGAGCAATGGAGGAATAACTCGTTTTGATGGAGAGACATTTAAGGATTTAAAAAGTGAAGATGGATTAAGCGATAATATGGTTCGTAATCTCTTTCAAGACAATGAAGGAAATATTTGGATTGGAACTAATGGTAATAGGAATGGCGGATTGGATAAGTTTGATGGAAAGAACTTCACGAACTTTAATGAAAGTAATGGTTTGTGTAGTAACAATATAGATGTCATTTACCAAACTAAAAGTGGAGTAATGTGGTTTGGAAGTGATAGAAGTGGCGTGTGTTATCTTGAAAATGGAAAATTTATACCAATCCAAGAATTATCCGAAGTCGCAATCCGAACAATTATCGAAGACAAGAATGGGGATTTATGGTTTGGTGGAAGAAAAGGAAACCTATGGAAATATGAAGGAAAGCAACTGACTGATCTAACCCAATTGAAAAATGAATAAAAGGCAACAGCTAACACGGTATATAGCAAATAGGGAGTTCGGTGGTTTACGAAAGTTAGTGCTATTATCAAATACCGCCAAATCGTTGATTTGGCTTTTAAGAATGAATAAATTAAAAACAAAATACAACGCTTTGGCTCTGTGCAAACCTGAAAGTTTATTACTTTCTACTGCCCTACTTGCCATATACTAACCGATAAGCGTAACAAAAATTAATGCTTTTGCTTTACCATTTAAAAATCACCTATTTCAAAATCAGCATCCATCCAACTTTCATTAATTAAAGATTCCATTTTAGTGACATTCTCAGAATCATTAAGACCTTGATAGGCTAATTTTAGTCCATGATGTGCCCAACCATTTTTTGGCAATCTTTTTAAATCATCATTATAGGTTGTAATGGCGTCATTAAATTCACCTGCTTTATTTTGTATAGCTCCTAGATGGTGTCTTACAGAGAAAAACCAATCTGGTGGTTCATTATAGTTGAGTGTATCCTCAATAGCTATAGCTTCTTTTAAAAGTATGATACTAGTTGCATAGTCTTCATCAGAAGCCCATAATTCAGCTTCTAGTACTTTGGAGGCTATTTGTACTAAATCATAAACCGAATTAATATCCCAAATGGTAACCTCTTTTAAGCTTTCATCTTTTGCCAACTCCATTAGTTGTATTAATTCTTTTTTTGCACTTTCCTGATCTCCTTTTCCTAAATGCGCCATTCCCTCGGCATAATGCCTTACAGCTTTCACATATTTTAAATCGTAAGTTTCAAATTGCATATCTAAAATATCATCCCATTTTTTAAATTTTACTGCCACATTATATGGTGTGATGTAATAATGCTGTAAAGTACCCCAACCTGGTTGTTTCATGATTTCTGGATGCACATGTTCAGAGACTTTGTTGGCGCCAATCATTGCCCAATGACTATTACCCTCTAAAGTTGCAGTTGCTGCCATAAAATGATAATTATGTGGATAATACCCTAGAGGATAAGCACCTTGTGCATGGCACAAAGTAACATAAGTGCTATCAGCTTCAACTGCTGCAATATTTGATAGTGTTCCTTTATGATATTCACCAGTTCTAATATACACATGGGAAGGCATGTGTAATAAATGTCCTGAACCAGACACTAAACCATCATCAAACACTTTGGCTGAAATATTTGCCCTTTCTGGAGTACTTGAGGCTTCTGTTGCATGAATGTAGAAGTGATGTGCCCCAGGATGTTTAGGATACTGTTTTATAAGCTTCTCTAATAATGTAGTAATTTCTGGAGTCCATTCTTTAGCATTTCCCTCTTTGTCATATAAATCCCAAGGATGCAAATTCATAATGGATTCTGCATAAAGGGTACTTATTTCTGAGTCATCAGGATAAGTATCATATAACTTTTTCATTGCAGAAGAATAATCTACATCTAGTTGGTAACGATCTTCAGGTGGTTCTTGTGCGTAACGAATTGCCATGGTCTCTATAATAGCTTTTTCTCTATCCGTAGCATTTTTTGAAAGTTTTATGGCCGTTTGAATAGCATCGTAAGCACGCTCATAATTATCATCTTCCATTCCAGCATTATAATTTGGGCCTAAAACATACGCATAACCCCAAAAGGCCATTGCGCAGCTTGGATCTAGTTTAGTTGCATAATAAAAAGAACGAGCAGCTTCAGCATGATTAAACCCATAAGCCAATGTCATTCCTTGGTTAAAATAACGCTGTACTAAACTATCTTTAGTTGTTATTGGGTAGTCTATAGCATCGAGTCCTTCTAACAATGGTGCCTTATTGTCAATTTTGTACCAATCTGCATCAGTAATAGGAGGAACACAATTATATTTCGAAGTTGGTCCTTTAACTATTGCATCTAAATTGGTGTCTTGTTTTTTTTTGCAGCCAATTAGAATAACTAAAAGTGCTATTAAAGGAATAATTTTTCTCATGTAACAGGTTAGTTTTTAGCATAAGCCTTAAAGATACAAATTTGTCATTTAATTTGTTGATAATCACTTTTCAAAAGATATGATTCAACTATATTTGTAGTACAAATTGGTGACTGAAACTTAATTGCTGTGTCCAAACATAGCAAATACCCTAATAATAACATTGAAAGTAGAACAAGATTTTAATAAATTATCTGACGAAGATTTAGTGAAAACTATCGTGTCTTCTAACGATACGTTATTATTTGAAATTCTATATGATCGTTATGCGAAAATGGTGTATAACAAGTGTAGAGGGTTTTCAAGAAGTGATGATGAAGCTGAAGATTTAACCCAAGATATCTTTTTGAAGCTTTTTGTAAAGCTGAGTACTTTTAAAGGAAACTCTAAATTTTCAACGTGGTTATACGCTTTTACTTATAATCATTGTGTGAATTATGTAAATCGTAATACAGCAAAGAAAATTGAAAAACAATCGGTTGATGCTACAAATATTGAAGATTCTGGATATAGTATTGACGATAATGATAATGACATTAATCAACTAAAGGTTGATAAACTGAAAGAAGCACTAGAATTAATCTCTCCAGAAGAGAAAATGATTCTGTTGCTAAAATATCAAGATTACTTAAGCATAAAAGAGCTTACAGGCATCTTAGATATTGGAGAAAGCGCAGTAAAAATGCGTATAAAAAGAGCGAAAGAGAAACTCATTAATGTATATAACGATAATGAAAATGAGCGATAATCCATTTAAATATATAAACACACCTTTAAAAGAAGTTCCTCAGGAACTAAAGTCTAAGGTGATGAAAGACATTGCAATTGCAAAGCTTTTAATGGAATTAGCTAGTTTATTTTCATTAAATGCAGGAAGCGTTATTGAGCGAACCATAAAAGAACGAAAAAAATAATATTACCCTAACAATATTACTAATGGAAAAGCTAGCAGAACTTAAAGACATGGCTATTGAAAACTTCTCAACCACAGGAGTTAGCATTTTAAAAGCACTATTAGTGCTGTTATTTGGATGGCTGTTTATTAAATTATTATTATCTATTCTAAAGCGTGCCTTAAAGGCAATTAAGATTGACAAATTTGGTGAAAAACTAAATGATATTGAGATTATTGAAGGAAAGAAACTTAACGTTAACCTTACCAAAATAATTATATCATTCATTAAATGGTCATTGCTATTGATACTTATTATTATAGTATCTGAAATGATGGGTATGACCATTATTTCGGAAGAGATAGGCAATCTAATTTCTTATTTACCACAATTATTAAGTGCTGCAGCTATTTTCGTAATTGGTTTATTTATTGCCAATTTTGTTAAAAAATCGATTCAATCATTTTTTAAATCGTTTGAGCTCTCAGGATCTAAAATAGTAAGTCAATTAGTATTCTTTATTTTATTAGCTATTATATCAATTACTGCACTAAATCAAGCTGGGATAAATACAGATATTATTACAAGCAATCTTAGCTTAATTTTTGGCGCGTTTCTCGCTGCTTTTGCTTTAGCTATTGGCTTGGGAGCAAGAGAAGTAGTAGCAGATTTACTACGGACTTATTATACTAGACGTACTTATGAAGTTGGACAAAGAATAAAGTTTAACAACGTTGAAGGAGAAATAATTACAATAGATGACATCTCTATGACGTTAAAAACAATAACAGGTAAACTTATTATACCTATTAAAGATATTGTGAATAGTCAAGTTGAAGTTTTAGAATAAAACTTGTGTTATGATAAGTTATTGTTAGGGAAATCTTATTATAGATTCTTGATATTTACAGCCCCTTCTCATTTATTTGAGGAGGGTTTTCTTTAGAATTTTTTTAATAATTCTAAAACATCGCTTTTGTAACTTCTACTAATAGTTAAAGATGTATTTTCAATAACAATTTGTTCATTAGTAAACGAAGAAATTTTATGTAATGCGACTATAAACGACCTGTGAATTCTTATAAATTTATCTTTTGGAAGTTTAACTTCTATAGCACTTATGGTTTCACGAGTCACGATGGTTTCATTCGCTAAATGAATTTTAATATAATCACTATAACTTTCAATATAGATAATTTCATTGAAATCAATTTTAATCATTTGTCTGTCTGAACGCACAAACATAAAATCATTGTTTTCTGCTTCAGTTTCAATTTGCTTTTTTGACCTGCTATACACATCAAAATAAGTGTTAATCGCTTTTAGTAAACGCTCAAACGATACAGGTTTTAATAAATAATCTACAGCTTGCAGTTCAAACCCTTCTACTGCATAATCACGATAGGCAGTAGTAAAAATAATCTTAATCTCTTTATTTATCGATTTGGCAAATGAAATACCAGATATTTCAGGCATATTAATATCTAAGAACACTAAATCTATTTTATGATTTCTAATAGCATTAAATGCTTCCATAGCATTGCTGCAACTAGCAATAACTACAATATTCGCTATTTTTGAAAGATGTGTAGCAATAACTTCTCTTGCGATGGCTTCATCATCTACAATAAGACATGATATGTTTTTTTGCTGCTGCAATTAATTGTGGTTTAATTTTAAGTGAACTTTAAAAAAAGCTACAGTATCATCAATGGTTAAAGTGTATTTGTTCTTATATAGTAAATCCAATCGTTTTTGCATGTTCTGTAAGCCTATACCTTTTTTGGTTAGCTCAGATTTTGAATTTGAATTTTCTATATTGAAATGAATATATTCCTTGCTACAAGATAAATCAATAATTATAGTTAGCACACCATTTTTTAAACTACCATGTTTAAAACTGTTTTCAACAAAAGGAAGTAATAGCATAGGTGCAATTTTTGTGTTCTCTAGAATATTGTTGCAGTTAAAGCGTATATCTAACGTGTTATTGAAACGTAATTTTTCAAGCTCAATATAATCTTTTATATGGTTTATTTCATCAGACAATAATACAAAAGGCTTATCCACTTGATATAGCAAATAGTCGAGTAGATTAGATAGTTTTAATATCATTTCTGGTGTTTCATCTGCCTTTTTCAATGCAAAACCATACATGGTATTTAAGGTGTTAAACAAGAAATGTGGGTGAATCTGCATTTTTAAATAATTCAATTCTTGCTCTTTTAGTTTTAGCTGTGTTTCTAAAATTTTAGTTTCTAGTTTTTTTGTTTTTTCTGCATGCGTTAGGTTTAGCTTTAAAAGTTTAAAAGCACTCACTATAATTACAATTAGGTACACAGCAACCATTACAAAAAATAGATTTCTACTTAGTTGCGACATATTACTGAATTCAAATTCAGATAAATAACCTAAACCAAAAAACACCGAAACCAATAATAAGTAGCCAGAAATGATTAGAGTATAAAAACTATATAGACCAAATAAAAAGTATCTCTTTTTAATTAAATAGTCTGGTATCAACTTATAAATAGATACATATGTAGTTGCTATAGTTATTGGCATTAAAAACAATGAAAACGAAAGAATGTAATTATCATCGTTGTTTTCAAAACCAAAAAAATAGGTAAAAAAGAGGAGTACGCCACACCAAAAAAGAATGTGAAGTAATATTTGAGCAATTTTTTTTAAAATGACTTCTTTGGTAAACATCTAACGTATTATGCTACAATATTACTATAATTATTTTGGCTGCATAAGTTTTGTAGACGAATGACAGCTTTAAAGCCTGTTTTAGCATGATGGTTGTTTCAATGGCTAAATTGGTTATCTGTCGCTTTTCATTTACGGCAATCTTTATTGCTAATATTTTTGCCTTAGAAATAATAGAGTATGCTAAATAAAAAGATGAAAAATAGGTTTATTATTATACTAATAGCTTTATTAACGTATGCTATTTTTTTAATATTTAAGAACCCACAACCATATGGCAAATTAGCAATGCTACCAATTACTTTGCTAGTAATTTTTGGGTTTATTAAAAAAAGAATTCTTCGAAATATTTTAATGTCTATTGCACTAATAGCAATATCGTTAATATTTATTGTTGGCACACGTTCATTATTATCTAATACTACCAATCAAGAATTATTTAATCAAGAAACTCCAGTAAAATTTTCAAAACTAACATTCGAAGAGGCTCTTCTGTTTTCTAAAGAAACTAATAAACCATTATTTATCGATTTCTATACAGTTTGGTGTGGTCCATGTATACAATTTCATAAAGAGGTTTTAACTGACAAAAGTGTTGCAAGTAAAATGAATAAGGCATTTATAAACTTAAAATATAACATTTATGAAGGGGAAGGAAACTTGCTTAGAGAAAAGTATGGAGTTTCTTATGTTCCTCGCTTTGTAATTATTAATGATTTAGGAGAAATAATAGAAGATATCAATACAGATTCTATCCTAACTAAAGAGCGCATGATAAAAATATCTAATAATTATTTAAAATAGAATAAGATGAGGAAAGCACTATTATTACTACTGTTAGTCAGTCAAATAGCATTCGCACAAAATACTAATTACAATCAGTTAGACACCCTTTTAGATTTACTCTATCAAAATGATAAGATTATGGGAAGTATGACCATATTAAAGGATGGTAAAACCGTTTTTGAAAAATCTGTTGGATACCAATATATAAATGATAAAGAAAAAAAGCAATCAACTTCTAAAACGAAGTATAGAATAGGATCAATTACCAAAACATTCACAGCTGTAATGTTTTTTCAATTAATTGATGAAGGTAAGTTGACATTAGATACAAAGCTTTTTGAATATTTCCCTGAAGTAGCTAATGCTGAAAAAATTGAGGTTGCTCATTTATTAAATCATAGCAGTGGATTGTTTAATATAACTGCTGATGAAAATTTTAATGAGCAAGAGCCAACAACACAAGAAAAAATGCTATCGATGATAGCTAAACACGATGTAGATTTTCAACCTGGAGAACGACACGAATACAGTAACACTAATTTCGTCCTATTGGGTTATATCCTTGAAAGAATCGAAAAAAAATCTTATGGACAAGTTTTAAAAGAACGCATTGCTAAACCATTAGGGTTAAAAAACACATATTATGGGAGTGAAATAGATATAACCAATAATGAAAGCCTCTCATATTATTATGAAGATGATAATTCCTTGCATGAAGCTAAACAAGCACATTTAAGTAATCCAGGTGGAGCTGGAGGTATTGTTTCTAATCCATCAGATTTAGTTGTCTTTATAAATGCATTGTTTAACGATAAGCTCATGT is from Pontimicrobium sp. SW4 and encodes:
- the lpdA gene encoding dihydrolipoyl dehydrogenase, whose protein sequence is MNSYDVAIIGSGPGGYVAAIRCAQLGMKTAIIEKYSTLGGTCLNVGCIPSKALLDSSHHYEDAVKHFEEHGIEIPGDIKVNLEKMIARKQSVVDQTTGGIDFLMKKNKIDVYEGLGSFKDATHITISGKETTEIEAKNTIIATGSKPSNLPFIKIDKERVITSTEALKLKEIPKHMIVIGGGVIGLELGQVYKRLGAEVSVVEYMDRIIPTMDSGLSRELNKVLKKQKFKINASHKVKSVERVGDEVIVKADNKKGEEVEFKGDYCLVSVGRRPYTDGLNAEAAGVKLNDRGQVEVNDHLQTSVSNIYAIGDVIKGAMLAHKAEEEGVFVAETIAGQKPHIDYNLIPGVVYTWPEVAAVGKTEEELKDAGINYKVGQFPMRALGRSRASMDLDGFVKILADKTTDEILGVHMVGARAADMIAEAVVAMEYRASAEDVSRMSHAHPTFTEAIKEAALAATDDRALHI
- a CDS encoding two-component regulator propeller domain-containing protein, giving the protein MKFLLPILFPLLFTSCNGQKNKPVEIKESKVYTNADIITSSLLDKNGDLWFGTSTEGLYKYDGEKFSNFNESNGLCTNQIWSIIEDDKGIIWLATNKGLCKYNSNTFTQISLPYIDTSSDWYKDIYPTINPNQANSIIQDKDGIFWISTSGGGAYKYDGNTFENILADKGRKYEDSLHHNVIQSVMEDKNGNIWFASMSNGGITRFDGETFKDLKSEDGLSDNMVRNLFQDNEGNIWIGTNGNRNGGLDKFDGKNFTNFNESNGLCSNNIDVIYQTKSGVMWFGSDRSGVCYLENGKFIPIQELSEVAIRTIIEDKNGDLWFGGRKGNLWKYEGKQLTDLTQLKNE
- a CDS encoding thioredoxin family protein — its product is MKNRFIIILIALLTYAIFLIFKNPQPYGKLAMLPITLLVIFGFIKKRILRNILMSIALIAISLIFIVGTRSLLSNTTNQELFNQETPVKFSKLTFEEALLFSKETNKPLFIDFYTVWCGPCIQFHKEVLTDKSVASKMNKAFINLKYNIYEGEGNLLREKYGVSYVPRFVIINDLGEIIEDINTDSILTKERMIKISNNYLK
- a CDS encoding histidine kinase, with translation MFTKEVILKKIAQILLHILFWCGVLLFFTYFFGFENNDDNYILSFSLFLMPITIATTYVSIYKLIPDYLIKKRYFLFGLYSFYTLIISGYLLLVSVFFGLGYLSEFEFSNMSQLSRNLFFVMVAVYLIVIIVSAFKLLKLNLTHAEKTKKLETKILETQLKLKEQELNYLKMQIHPHFLFNTLNTMYGFALKKADETPEMILKLSNLLDYLLYQVDKPFVLLSDEINHIKDYIELEKLRFNNTLDIRFNCNNILENTKIAPMLLLPFVENSFKHGSLKNGVLTIIIDLSCSKEYIHFNIENSNSKSELTKKGIGLQNMQKRLDLLYKNKYTLTIDDTVAFFKVHLKLNHN
- a CDS encoding serine hydrolase domain-containing protein, whose protein sequence is MRKALLLLLLVSQIAFAQNTNYNQLDTLLDLLYQNDKIMGSMTILKDGKTVFEKSVGYQYINDKEKKQSTSKTKYRIGSITKTFTAVMFFQLIDEGKLTLDTKLFEYFPEVANAEKIEVAHLLNHSSGLFNITADENFNEQEPTTQEKMLSMIAKHDVDFQPGERHEYSNTNFVLLGYILERIEKKSYGQVLKERIAKPLGLKNTYYGSEIDITNNESLSYYYEDDNSLHEAKQAHLSNPGGAGGIVSNPSDLVVFINALFNDKLMSKNSFKIMTTINDEYGSGILSAKKAGLTLFAHNGRIDFFQSMLVYIPELKTAIALNANALNYGMMPIMFNAINASIGKDIEIPSFKSIDLTSEELKKYVGTYECEELPFSLIFKTDGKILKGAPEGSDLKDLKPTEKDEFALEALGVILKFDLSTKSLLFSQSGESQKKCIKKE
- a CDS encoding mechanosensitive ion channel domain-containing protein, translating into MEKLAELKDMAIENFSTTGVSILKALLVLLFGWLFIKLLLSILKRALKAIKIDKFGEKLNDIEIIEGKKLNVNLTKIIISFIKWSLLLILIIIVSEMMGMTIISEEIGNLISYLPQLLSAAAIFVIGLFIANFVKKSIQSFFKSFELSGSKIVSQLVFFILLAIISITALNQAGINTDIITSNLSLIFGAFLAAFALAIGLGAREVVADLLRTYYTRRTYEVGQRIKFNNVEGEIITIDDISMTLKTITGKLIIPIKDIVNSQVEVLE
- a CDS encoding RNA polymerase sigma factor, with the translated sequence MKVEQDFNKLSDEDLVKTIVSSNDTLLFEILYDRYAKMVYNKCRGFSRSDDEAEDLTQDIFLKLFVKLSTFKGNSKFSTWLYAFTYNHCVNYVNRNTAKKIEKQSVDATNIEDSGYSIDDNDNDINQLKVDKLKEALELISPEEKMILLLKYQDYLSIKELTGILDIGESAVKMRIKRAKEKLINVYNDNENER
- a CDS encoding LytTR family DNA-binding domain-containing protein, with product MQQQKNISCLIVDDEAIAREVIATHLSKIANIVVIASCSNAMEAFNAIRNHKIDLVFLDINMPEISGISFAKSINKEIKIIFTTAYRDYAVEGFELQAVDYLLKPVSFERLLKAINTYFDVYSRSKKQIETEAENNDFMFVRSDRQMIKIDFNEIIYIESYSDYIKIHLANETIVTRETISAIEVKLPKDKFIRIHRSFIVALHKISSFTNEQIVIENTSLTISRSYKSDVLELLKKF